From Bacteroidota bacterium, one genomic window encodes:
- a CDS encoding HAD family phosphatase produces the protein MVKGIIFDYGNVIARFDHMIFFRRLLPHTALTSEDILAEAKRASHLIIDYETGRITSDEFSAQVTARLKLSMPMPQFKESFVRIFERNPATLQLIRSLKPHFKLGLLSNTNTWHFETEMQTLEEFPLFDAVTLSFEVGAMKPAEILYRDILAKLDMRPYDCVYIDDMAEYVESAAALGFNAIQYTSHATLVDALKTLGVSV, from the coding sequence ATGGTAAAGGGAATTATCTTCGATTACGGAAATGTAATTGCCAGGTTCGACCACATGATCTTCTTCAGGCGCCTGTTACCCCACACTGCATTGACGAGTGAGGACATTCTCGCAGAAGCCAAGCGGGCATCGCATTTGATTATTGATTATGAAACCGGACGCATAACCTCAGACGAGTTCAGCGCGCAAGTAACGGCGCGCCTGAAACTCTCCATGCCAATGCCGCAGTTCAAGGAATCGTTCGTGAGGATATTTGAACGAAACCCTGCAACGTTGCAGCTTATCCGCAGCCTGAAGCCGCATTTCAAGTTGGGCCTTCTCTCCAACACGAACACGTGGCATTTTGAAACAGAGATGCAGACTCTGGAAGAGTTTCCGCTTTTCGATGCGGTCACTCTCTCGTTTGAAGTCGGTGCCATGAAGCCGGCCGAAATACTGTATCGGGATATTCTCGCAAAGCTGGATATGAGGCCGTACGATTGCGTCTATATCGACGACATGGCCGAGTATGTTGAATCCGCCGCTGCTTTGGGATTCAACGCGATTCAGTATACATCACACGCAACACTTGTCGATGCCCTCAAGACATTGGGTGTTTCCGTATAG
- a CDS encoding anion transporter, translated as MNISLLALILVFLLIAIRQVGNIRVQIWQAMLLGAAIVVLTGQISPPGSLKAINIDVMLFLFGMFVIGQGLEESGYLSRLSYRYFKRAKSRDALLVMILFGAGISSALVMNDTLAIIGTPVVLVLSRKHQMSPKLFLLALAFGVTIGSVMSPIGNPQNLLIALNGNIPNPFVTFLRWLLVPTVLNLYLTYLILKKFYPDDFHDAELVHSQEPIRNHELAHLSRISLQIVLLLVVVKIATAVIAYPINLHLTHIALAGCLPILVGSRKRWHIIKHIDWHTLVFFAAMFVLMESAWRSGFFQFVIREMHVNIASLEMILAISVVLSQFVSNVPLVALYQPMLTHAGAGLPELMALAAASTIAGNLFILGAASNIIVIQNAERRSKETITFWEFTRIGIPLTAVNMLVYWAWLRFV; from the coding sequence GTGAACATTTCCCTCCTTGCGCTTATTCTTGTTTTTCTCCTTATCGCCATCCGGCAAGTCGGCAATATCCGCGTTCAAATCTGGCAGGCGATGTTGCTCGGCGCCGCCATTGTCGTTCTCACCGGCCAAATTTCTCCTCCGGGCTCGCTCAAAGCAATCAATATTGATGTGATGTTGTTCCTGTTCGGGATGTTTGTGATCGGGCAGGGACTGGAGGAAAGCGGCTATCTCTCTCGTCTTTCGTACAGATATTTCAAGCGGGCGAAATCGAGGGATGCGCTGCTGGTGATGATCCTGTTTGGTGCGGGCATTTCCTCCGCGCTTGTGATGAACGATACGCTCGCTATTATCGGCACGCCGGTCGTATTGGTGCTGTCGAGAAAACATCAAATGTCGCCGAAGCTGTTCTTGTTGGCATTGGCGTTTGGCGTTACCATCGGCAGCGTGATGAGCCCGATCGGCAACCCGCAGAATCTATTGATTGCATTGAACGGAAATATCCCGAACCCGTTCGTGACGTTCCTGCGTTGGCTTCTTGTTCCGACTGTTCTCAATCTGTACCTGACATATCTCATCTTGAAAAAATTCTATCCGGATGATTTCCATGATGCGGAACTTGTACATTCACAAGAACCCATCAGGAATCATGAACTTGCCCACCTTTCACGCATTTCACTCCAGATTGTACTTCTTCTGGTTGTCGTGAAGATAGCCACGGCGGTTATTGCGTATCCAATCAATCTTCATCTCACGCATATTGCCCTGGCGGGATGTCTTCCCATTCTTGTTGGAAGCAGGAAGCGATGGCACATCATCAAACACATCGATTGGCATACGCTCGTGTTCTTTGCGGCGATGTTTGTACTGATGGAAAGCGCTTGGCGAAGCGGCTTCTTCCAATTCGTGATTCGGGAGATGCATGTCAACATTGCTTCGTTGGAGATGATTCTGGCGATAAGTGTAGTGCTCAGCCAGTTCGTCAGCAACGTGCCGCTTGTTGCGTTATATCAGCCGATGCTGACGCATGCAGGCGCCGGTCTTCCGGAACTCATGGCACTCGCAGCGGCGAGCACGATTGCGGGTAATCTCTTCATCCTGGGGGCAGCCAGCAACATCATCGTCATTCAGAATGCGGAGCGGAGGTCGAAAGAAACAATCACCTTCTGGGAGTTCACTCGAATCGGCATTCCGCTTACAGCGGTTAACATGCTCGTCTATTGGGCGTGGCTCCGATTCGTGTAA
- a CDS encoding protein-L-isoaspartate(D-aspartate) O-methyltransferase — protein MRMLVAFLVAVLLLSDPFEAAREKMVRTQIAARDVADSATLRAMRTVQRHLFVPETRRDAAYDDRPLPIGYGQTISQPYIVAYMTELVKPRRGHRVLEIGTGSGYQAAVLAEIVDSVFTIEIITELAKPAADLLKNLNYNNVVVKNADGYYGWKEKGPFDAIVVTAAAEHIPPPLVEQLKEGGKMIIPVGTPFFVQTLTLVEKKGKEVSTKSLIPVRFVPLTRGQ, from the coding sequence ATGAGAATGTTGGTTGCGTTTCTTGTTGCAGTTCTGCTTCTGTCGGACCCGTTTGAAGCAGCGCGGGAGAAAATGGTGCGGACGCAGATTGCCGCACGTGATGTTGCCGATTCTGCGACTCTGCGCGCCATGCGAACGGTTCAACGTCACCTCTTTGTCCCCGAAACCCGGCGCGATGCGGCGTACGACGACAGACCTCTTCCGATCGGCTACGGCCAGACGATCTCCCAGCCGTATATCGTCGCGTATATGACGGAGTTGGTGAAACCGCGACGCGGTCACCGCGTTCTCGAAATCGGCACCGGCTCCGGCTACCAGGCGGCTGTTCTTGCCGAAATAGTTGACAGCGTGTTCACGATCGAGATTATCACCGAACTGGCAAAACCCGCCGCCGATCTGCTGAAGAACCTGAATTACAATAATGTCGTCGTTAAAAACGCCGACGGCTATTATGGCTGGAAGGAGAAGGGACCCTTCGACGCTATCGTCGTAACCGCGGCTGCCGAACATATCCCGCCTCCTCTTGTTGAACAACTGAAGGAGGGCGGGAAGATGATCATTCCCGTCGGGACCCCTTTTTTCGTGCAGACACTTACGCTTGTTGAGAAGAAGGGAAAGGAAGTGTCAACGAAAAGCCTCATCCCTGTTCGCTTCGTTC
- a CDS encoding HD domain-containing protein, whose translation MNNEILAQAEAYVSTLCQQKLPAWAVYHNLLHTQQIVRAAEELAEGCKLSKSDTETVLLSAWFHDAGYVDAIEGHEGKSVEIATKFLDEKNYPAEKIEIVANCIRATKIPQSPKTLLEEIVCDADMSHLGKKRFFERSDLLRMEMELRTGTMFTDLEWIQRNVDFASAGRFFTQYARREWEGRRQKNLVTLQEMFRSLQAQAVETAANIREKKNRAAAKQEKEQRPERGIETMFRVVPKNHLDLTALADHKASILIGTTGTIMAIVFSVLVSKLDTHPHLVWPTIILLAVCLVTMIFSILATRPIVTTGTFTREDINQRKVNLLFFGNFHRSSLEDFDWGMREMMIDRDYLYGSMIKDLYFLGRVLGVKYRYLRIAYTVFMWGLIVSVIAYTVAMVSVPPPLPFPAQ comes from the coding sequence ATGAACAACGAAATTCTCGCCCAAGCCGAAGCGTACGTCTCCACTCTTTGTCAGCAGAAATTGCCCGCTTGGGCAGTGTATCACAATCTTCTTCATACACAACAAATCGTTCGTGCAGCCGAAGAACTTGCCGAAGGCTGCAAGCTCAGTAAATCCGATACCGAGACTGTTCTTCTCTCCGCTTGGTTTCACGATGCAGGCTATGTTGATGCTATTGAGGGACATGAGGGAAAGAGCGTCGAGATTGCAACGAAGTTTTTGGATGAGAAGAACTATCCTGCCGAGAAGATCGAAATCGTGGCGAACTGCATTCGCGCCACGAAAATTCCCCAATCTCCGAAGACGCTACTCGAAGAGATTGTATGCGACGCGGATATGTCGCATCTGGGCAAGAAGCGGTTTTTCGAGCGGAGTGATTTGTTGAGAATGGAAATGGAGTTACGCACGGGAACGATGTTCACGGATCTTGAATGGATACAGCGAAACGTGGACTTTGCATCCGCCGGGAGATTCTTCACGCAGTACGCCCGCAGAGAGTGGGAGGGAAGGCGGCAAAAGAATCTTGTTACGCTTCAGGAAATGTTCCGGTCGCTGCAGGCACAAGCGGTGGAAACGGCCGCAAATATCCGGGAGAAGAAGAACAGGGCTGCGGCAAAACAGGAGAAAGAGCAACGCCCCGAACGCGGCATCGAAACCATGTTTCGCGTTGTCCCCAAGAACCATCTCGACCTGACTGCGCTTGCCGACCACAAGGCAAGTATTCTGATCGGGACAACCGGTACCATTATGGCAATTGTGTTCAGCGTACTGGTAAGCAAACTCGACACGCATCCCCATCTTGTTTGGCCGACGATTATCCTGCTCGCCGTGTGTTTGGTAACCATGATATTCTCCATTCTTGCTACACGCCCGATAGTAACAACCGGGACGTTTACACGTGAAGATATCAATCAACGCAAAGTGAATCTGTTGTTCTTCGGCAACTTTCACCGATCCTCGCTCGAGGATTTCGATTGGGGGATGAGGGAAATGATGATCGATCGGGACTACCTGTACGGCAGCATGATCAAGGATTTGTATTTTCTCGGCAGAGTTTTGGGCGTCAAGTACCGCTATCTGCGAATAGCATATACTGTGTTCATGTGGGGCCTCATCGTTTCCGTTATTGCGTACACCGTGGCAATGGTCAGTGTGCCGCCCCCGCTTCCGTTTCCTGCGCAATAG